Proteins encoded in a region of the Zea mays cultivar B73 chromosome 4, Zm-B73-REFERENCE-NAM-5.0, whole genome shotgun sequence genome:
- the LOC100192722 gene encoding uncharacterized LOC100192722 has protein sequence MALDSVPPYPSDLGSSRAAAAARTQQRIRKEERTWTSDTYAPYDDGHQWRKYGEKKLSNSHFPRFYYRCTYKNDMKCPATKQVQQKDSSDPPLFSVTYFNQHTCSSSSALGSARDVASQSSSKKAVSICFSPHAPSEQTSFLTTTTVAPPVMHSYGANRQPDRSAYNQQPQWWTGGVPSPTSNGPAKMEVAESTQKPSGSYGSTTGNAPSRTLLPIGQSRCIEYFHFL, from the exons ATGGCTCTGGACTCGGTTCCTCCTTACCCCAGCGACCTGGGCTCCAGcagggccgccgccgccgccaggacCCAGCAGAGGATCAG GAAAGAGGAGCGCACCTGGACCTCGGACACGTACGCTCCGTACGACGACGGGCACCAGTGGAGGAAGTACGGCGAGAAGAAGCTCTCCAACTCCCACTTCCCAAG GTTCTACTACAGATGCACATACAAGAACGACATGAAGTGCCCCGCGACGAAGCAAGTGCAGCAGAAGGACAGCAGCGACCCGCCACTGTTCTCCGTCACTTACTTCAACCAGCACACCTGCAGCAGCTCAAGCGCCCTCGGCAGCGCCAGAGACGTCGCGTCCCAGTCGTCTTCAAAGAAGGCGGTGTCGATCTGCTTCAGCCCGCACGCCCCCTCCGAGCAGACCTCGTTCCTGACGACGACTACGGTCGCGCCGCCGGTTATGCACTCCTACGGCGCCAACCGACAGCCCGACAGGAGCGCCTACAACCAACAGCCCCAGTGGTGGACAGGCGGTGTGCCATCTCCCACAAGCAACGGCCCTGCTAAGATGGAGGTCGCGGAGTCCACGCAGAAGCCGAGCGGTTCGTACGGCAGCACCACCGGCAACGCTCCGTCCAGGACGCTGCTACCGATCGGCCAGTCCAGGTGCATCGAGTACTTCCATTTCTTGTGA
- the LOC109945885 gene encoding probable WRKY transcription factor 62 has product MHEVIMSNRSYYRCAYSKELGCPATKTVQQKEGGGNYGTVRLFDVDYYGQHICNSHGRIVHPNVVVDEPATHDDGGVPIVNQSSSSSTSYAHGVQDESFGDLFMVPDMPEYLTELTDVEMANAFGFTASMNSPLLVSEDILWA; this is encoded by the coding sequence ATGCATGAGGTTATTATGTCTAACAGGAGTTACTATAGATGTGCCTACAGCAAAGAGCTAGGGTGCCCTGCAACTAAGACAGTGCAGCAGAAGGAAGGTGGTGGAAACTACGGAACGGTGAGGTTGTTCGACGTTGACTACTACGGCCAGCACATTTGCAACAGCCATGGCCGCATAGTTCATCCAAATGTCGTCGTTGATGAGCCAGCAACGCATGACGACGGCGGCGTGCCAATTGTCAACCAAAGCAGCAGCAGCTCGACGTCGTATGCCCATGGAGTTCAGGATGAGAGCTTTGGGGACTTGTTCATGGTGCCTGACATGCCGGAATACCTGACAGAGCTCACAGATGTTGAAATGGCGAATGCGTTTGGGTTTACCGCCTCGATGAACTCGCCACTACTGGTCTCTGAAGATATATTATGGGCATGA
- the LOC103654284 gene encoding uncharacterized protein has protein sequence MMNILESSDLGGYKEVKVMDEIEHQRALMVDLHDLVLPILDPCSGQAKLVQQLFEEVFSCSGKIISSLQPGRNDREKQAILIKCKRKGCMGNVENNRVSEENDGGGGKGRGNRRRKNAKHVVSSVVTQAPNFDGYQWRKYGQKWISKAKHSRYDVRMELKENICTDACI, from the exons atgatgaacatccttgaatctTCCGATCTTGGCGGCTACAAAGAGGTGAAGGTGATGGATGAAATTGAGCACCAAAGGGCTCTCATGGTGGACCTACACGACCTTGTGCTACCGATACTTGATCCCTGCAGCGGGCAAGCGAAGCTCGTGCAGCAACTCTTCGAAGAAGTATTCAGCTGCTCCGGTAAGATCATCTCCTCACTACAACCTGGTCGTAACGACAGAGAGAAACAGGCCATTCTTATCAAATGTAAAAGAAAAGGATGTATGGGAAACGTGGAGAATAATCGCGTATCGGAGGagaacgacggcggcggcggcaagggccgtGGAAACAGGAGAAG GAAGAATGCAAAACACGTAGTGAGTTCAGTTGTGACACAAGCACCAAACTTTGATGGGTATCAGTGGAGAAAGTACGGGCAGAAGTGGATCTCCAAAGCAAAGCATTCTAGGTACGACGTACGTATGGAATTGAAAGAAAACATCTGCACTGATGCATGCATTTAG